In one Mus caroli chromosome 14, CAROLI_EIJ_v1.1, whole genome shotgun sequence genomic region, the following are encoded:
- the Egr3 gene encoding early growth response protein 3 isoform X1 has translation MTGKLAEKLPVTMSSLLNQLPDNLYPEEIPSALNLFSGSSDSVAHYNQMATENVMDIGLTNEKPNPELSYSSSFQPAPGNKTVTYLGKFAFDSPSNWCQDNIISLMSAGILGVPPASGALSTQTSTASMVQPPQGDVEAMYPALPPYSNCGDLYSEPVSFHDPQGNPGLAYSPQDYQSAKPALDSNLFPMIPDYNLYHHPNDMGSIPEHKPFQGMDPIRVNPPPITPLETIKAFKDKQIHPGFGSLPQPPLTLKPIRPRKYPNRPSKTPLHERPHACPAEGCDRRFSRSDELTRHLRIHTGHKPFQCRICMRSFSRSDHLTTHIRTHTGEKPFACEFCGRKFARSDERKRHAKIHLKQKEKKSEKGGAPSASSAPTVSLAPVVTTCA, from the exons ATGACCGGCAAACTCGCCGAGAAGCTGCCGGTGACCATGAGCAGTTTGCTAAATCAATTGCCTGACAATCTGTACCCCGAGGAGATCCCCAGCGCGCTCAACCTCTTCTCCGGCAGCAGCGACTCGGTAGCCCATTACAATCAGATGGCTACAG AGAATGTGATGGACATCGGTCTGACCAACGAGAAGCCCAATCCGGAACTCTCTTATTCGAGCTCTTTCCAGCCAGCCCCCGGCAACAAGACCGTGACCTACTTGGGAAAGTTCGCTTTCGACTCTCCTTCCAACTGGTGCCAGGACAACATCATTAGCCTCATGAGTGCCGGCATCTTGGGGGTGCCCCCGGCCTCAGGGGCGCTCAGTACGCAGACGTCCACGGCTAGCATGGTGCAGCCTCCTCAGGGAGACGTGGAGGCCATGTATCCAGCGCTGCCCCCTTATTCCAACTGTGGCGATCTCTACTCGGAGCCCGTGTCTTTCCACGACCCCCAGGGAAACCCTGGGCTCGCCTATTCCCCCCAGGATTACCAATCGGCCAAGCCGGCCTTGGACAGCAATCTTTTCCCCATGATTCCTGACTACAACCTGTACCACCATCCCAACGACATGGGCTCCATTCCGGAACATAAGCCCTTCCAGGGCATGGACCCCATCCGGGTCAACCCACCCCCTATTACCCCACTGGAGACCATCAAGGCCttcaaagacaagcagatccaCCCGGGCTTCGGCAGCCTGCCCCAACCGCCGCTCACGCTCAAGCCCATCCGGCCCCGCAAGTACCCCAATCGGCCTAGCAAGACCCCGCTCCACGAGCGGCCCCACGCGTGTCCCGCGGAAGGCTGTGACCGCCGTTTCAGCCGCTCAGACGAGCTGACCCGGCACCTGCGCATCCACACGGGCCACAAGCCCTTCCAGTGTCGGATCTGCATGCGCAGCTTCAGCCGCAGCGACCACCTCACCACTCACATCCGCACGCACACCGGGGAGAAGCCCTTTGCCTGTGAGTTCTGTGGGCGCAAGTTTGCGCGCAGCGACGAGCGCAAGCGCCACGCCAAGATCCACCtcaagcaaaaggagaagaagTCGGAGAAAGGGGGTGCGCCCTCTGCATCCTCGGCGCCCACCGTGTCCCTGGCCCCTGTGGTCACCACCTGCGCCTGA
- the Egr3 gene encoding early growth response protein 3 isoform X2 encodes MEPCAAWSPHGGRENVMDIGLTNEKPNPELSYSSSFQPAPGNKTVTYLGKFAFDSPSNWCQDNIISLMSAGILGVPPASGALSTQTSTASMVQPPQGDVEAMYPALPPYSNCGDLYSEPVSFHDPQGNPGLAYSPQDYQSAKPALDSNLFPMIPDYNLYHHPNDMGSIPEHKPFQGMDPIRVNPPPITPLETIKAFKDKQIHPGFGSLPQPPLTLKPIRPRKYPNRPSKTPLHERPHACPAEGCDRRFSRSDELTRHLRIHTGHKPFQCRICMRSFSRSDHLTTHIRTHTGEKPFACEFCGRKFARSDERKRHAKIHLKQKEKKSEKGGAPSASSAPTVSLAPVVTTCA; translated from the exons ATGGAGCCATGTGCGGCGTGGAGTCCCCACGGTGGGAGAG AGAATGTGATGGACATCGGTCTGACCAACGAGAAGCCCAATCCGGAACTCTCTTATTCGAGCTCTTTCCAGCCAGCCCCCGGCAACAAGACCGTGACCTACTTGGGAAAGTTCGCTTTCGACTCTCCTTCCAACTGGTGCCAGGACAACATCATTAGCCTCATGAGTGCCGGCATCTTGGGGGTGCCCCCGGCCTCAGGGGCGCTCAGTACGCAGACGTCCACGGCTAGCATGGTGCAGCCTCCTCAGGGAGACGTGGAGGCCATGTATCCAGCGCTGCCCCCTTATTCCAACTGTGGCGATCTCTACTCGGAGCCCGTGTCTTTCCACGACCCCCAGGGAAACCCTGGGCTCGCCTATTCCCCCCAGGATTACCAATCGGCCAAGCCGGCCTTGGACAGCAATCTTTTCCCCATGATTCCTGACTACAACCTGTACCACCATCCCAACGACATGGGCTCCATTCCGGAACATAAGCCCTTCCAGGGCATGGACCCCATCCGGGTCAACCCACCCCCTATTACCCCACTGGAGACCATCAAGGCCttcaaagacaagcagatccaCCCGGGCTTCGGCAGCCTGCCCCAACCGCCGCTCACGCTCAAGCCCATCCGGCCCCGCAAGTACCCCAATCGGCCTAGCAAGACCCCGCTCCACGAGCGGCCCCACGCGTGTCCCGCGGAAGGCTGTGACCGCCGTTTCAGCCGCTCAGACGAGCTGACCCGGCACCTGCGCATCCACACGGGCCACAAGCCCTTCCAGTGTCGGATCTGCATGCGCAGCTTCAGCCGCAGCGACCACCTCACCACTCACATCCGCACGCACACCGGGGAGAAGCCCTTTGCCTGTGAGTTCTGTGGGCGCAAGTTTGCGCGCAGCGACGAGCGCAAGCGCCACGCCAAGATCCACCtcaagcaaaaggagaagaagTCGGAGAAAGGGGGTGCGCCCTCTGCATCCTCGGCGCCCACCGTGTCCCTGGCCCCTGTGGTCACCACCTGCGCCTGA
- the Egr3 gene encoding early growth response protein 3 isoform X3 translates to MDIGLTNEKPNPELSYSSSFQPAPGNKTVTYLGKFAFDSPSNWCQDNIISLMSAGILGVPPASGALSTQTSTASMVQPPQGDVEAMYPALPPYSNCGDLYSEPVSFHDPQGNPGLAYSPQDYQSAKPALDSNLFPMIPDYNLYHHPNDMGSIPEHKPFQGMDPIRVNPPPITPLETIKAFKDKQIHPGFGSLPQPPLTLKPIRPRKYPNRPSKTPLHERPHACPAEGCDRRFSRSDELTRHLRIHTGHKPFQCRICMRSFSRSDHLTTHIRTHTGEKPFACEFCGRKFARSDERKRHAKIHLKQKEKKSEKGGAPSASSAPTVSLAPVVTTCA, encoded by the coding sequence ATGGACATCGGTCTGACCAACGAGAAGCCCAATCCGGAACTCTCTTATTCGAGCTCTTTCCAGCCAGCCCCCGGCAACAAGACCGTGACCTACTTGGGAAAGTTCGCTTTCGACTCTCCTTCCAACTGGTGCCAGGACAACATCATTAGCCTCATGAGTGCCGGCATCTTGGGGGTGCCCCCGGCCTCAGGGGCGCTCAGTACGCAGACGTCCACGGCTAGCATGGTGCAGCCTCCTCAGGGAGACGTGGAGGCCATGTATCCAGCGCTGCCCCCTTATTCCAACTGTGGCGATCTCTACTCGGAGCCCGTGTCTTTCCACGACCCCCAGGGAAACCCTGGGCTCGCCTATTCCCCCCAGGATTACCAATCGGCCAAGCCGGCCTTGGACAGCAATCTTTTCCCCATGATTCCTGACTACAACCTGTACCACCATCCCAACGACATGGGCTCCATTCCGGAACATAAGCCCTTCCAGGGCATGGACCCCATCCGGGTCAACCCACCCCCTATTACCCCACTGGAGACCATCAAGGCCttcaaagacaagcagatccaCCCGGGCTTCGGCAGCCTGCCCCAACCGCCGCTCACGCTCAAGCCCATCCGGCCCCGCAAGTACCCCAATCGGCCTAGCAAGACCCCGCTCCACGAGCGGCCCCACGCGTGTCCCGCGGAAGGCTGTGACCGCCGTTTCAGCCGCTCAGACGAGCTGACCCGGCACCTGCGCATCCACACGGGCCACAAGCCCTTCCAGTGTCGGATCTGCATGCGCAGCTTCAGCCGCAGCGACCACCTCACCACTCACATCCGCACGCACACCGGGGAGAAGCCCTTTGCCTGTGAGTTCTGTGGGCGCAAGTTTGCGCGCAGCGACGAGCGCAAGCGCCACGCCAAGATCCACCtcaagcaaaaggagaagaagTCGGAGAAAGGGGGTGCGCCCTCTGCATCCTCGGCGCCCACCGTGTCCCTGGCCCCTGTGGTCACCACCTGCGCCTGA